Below is a window of Anomaloglossus baeobatrachus isolate aAnoBae1 chromosome 8, aAnoBae1.hap1, whole genome shotgun sequence DNA.
acacatttgagtgtagtgctttgtgtgtcctccggaggcgctagctatacacccatggtctgggtctcccatggaaggaacgataaagaaatacatcAATCCCTTCACCcatgggcgattttctgttttctcctccccttcttccgagagccataactttgttatttttccatcaataatcGCCATATGGGGCTTGTTTGTGGGAcaatttgtacttttgaattaaaccattaattTGACTACAtagtgtacactgtgtgcagaattattaggcaaatgagtattttgatcacatgatactttttatacatgttgccctactccaagttgtataggcttgagagctaactaccaattaagtaaatcacgtgatgtgcatctctgtaatgaggaggagtgcggtgtaatgacatcaacaccatatataaggggtgcttaattattaggcaacttcctttcctttgccaaaatgggtcagaagagagatttgacgggctctgaaaagtccaaaattgtgagatgtcttgcagagggatgcagcagtcttgaaattggcaaacttttgaagcatgatcaccgaacaatcaagcatttcatgtcaaatagccaacagggtcgcaagaagcgtgttgggcaaaaaaggcgcaaaataactgcccatgaattgaggaaaatcaagcgtgaagctgccaagatgccattttccaccagtttggccatatttcagagctgcaacgttactggagtatcaaaaagcataaggtgtgccgtactcagggacatggccaaggtaaggaaggctgaaaaacgtccacctttgaacaagaaacataagataaaacgtcaagactgggccaagaaatatcttaagactgatttttcaatggttttatggactgatgaaatgagagtgattcttgatgggccaggtggatgggccagaggctggatcagtaaagggcacagagctccactccgacgccagcaaggtggaggtggggactggtatgggctggtatcatcaaagatgaacttgtgggccctttttgggttgaggatggagtgaagctcaactcccagacctactgccagtttctggacgacaaattcttcaagcagtggtacaggaagaaagaatcgttcaagaaaaacatgattttcatgcaggacactgctctatcacatgcatccaactactccagagcgtgactggccagtaaaggtctaaaagatgataaaataatgacatggcccccttgttcacctgatctgaaccccatagagaacctgtggtccctcataaaatgcgagatctacaaggagggaaaaccgtacacgtctcggaacagtgtctggaaggctgtggtggctgctgcacgcaatgttgatcgtaaacagatcaagcaactgacagaatctatggatggtaggcagttgagtgtcatcagaaagaaaggtggctatattggtcactcattttttggggttttgtttttgcatatcagaaatgttgatttctaaattttgtgcagttatattggtttacctggtgaaaataaacaagggaaatgggaatatatttgttttttcttaagttgcacagtaatagttacctgcacaaacagatagaagatagccaaatctaaaacaaacccactccaacttccaataaTATTAAGctatgatatttatgagtcttttgggttgattgagaacatagttgatcaataataaaaaaaatcctctaaaatacaacttgcctaataattctgcacacactgcaaaacaggaaaaaaaaatccaagtgtagtgaaattgcaaaacaaagtgcaattgcactattgtttttgggatattttattcactgtgttcactatatggtaaaactgatgtgtcagtgtgatacctcaggtcggtgcgaggtcatagataccaaacatgtatacttttacttttatctaaagtgggtccaaaagaaaaaaaaaaaaaaaaaaaagaaaagcgctTTTGTCattattttccaagacccatagcgttgtcaattttcaggatctggggctcagtgatagctgaaaacgcaaaaaataagctgacgtttttaaatcattccatttttgtgtggatgccacattttcatcacctgttattgcattttaaaaaaaatttgcggCGACCCGAAAAAGTTTAGAATTTTTCTCACGACGCCGTGTAgcgatcacattaattgatttttatattttgattgatcgggcatttctcaaCCCGGAAATAGAAAAAAactgtgtacatttttttttttaagtgatttatttccaaagacatacagatagggaatgtacatggtgagccccaatggggacagtgtgtatgacagtatttaaaggggtggttcacccatatttattatttgctagatcgatattctgttgagaaacaatgtttctctcaaataccttttgttggcaatagtgcctgtgagaggcgctattgcggaccgctgttccccatgcctgacccccgggctccgtgactccggggatccagtgatgtcacgtcaatttcctgttgacctgacatcaccgcagccggctgcagtgtccgtgagtgatgggcggTGGGCGGAGTTTCCCTGCTCATCACAACCCAGCAtgtcagcccatcagctccctgctccctcacagcagagcgctgcaagcaggagacatgctgagctgtgacaagctgtgaaacactgcccacagctcagtgaatCAGGAAGAGTGGGGCCGGCCccggtgtccgtgagtgatgggctgagggcggtgtttcaccgctcagcacagcccatcagatccctcctccctcacagcagagtgctgcaagcaggagggatgctgggctgtgacgagcggtgaatcaTCGCCCACAGCtcggtgagtcaggaagactgcagccggccgcgatgatgtcaggtgagcaggaagttgacgtgacatcaccggatccccaaggtcatgAAGCCCaggggtcaggcatggggaacagcagTCCGCAATAGCACATCTCACAAGcagtattgccaacataaggtatttgagagaaacattgtttctcaacataatattgatctagcaattaataaatatgggtgaaccacccctttaaagcgctgcagaatatgttagcgctatataaaaataaagatttgtttattttttttcaatggggcgaatcgggggcgatttgaacttttaggtgttttggtttttttttttaaattttcattttatattttttatttattttactagtccccctaagggactgTATGGATCCAgcgtctgatcacttgttcatttctgttgatacgagctgcacagctctgattagcagaaatgcagtgttcctgtgagaGCCGGCGCTCTGTCAGCTCACAGGAACTACATCGTGGTCGCGTCAAGTGTCATCacgacccgtcgctaccatggcaaccatcagctccgcGTGATCATGTCATGGGGCCTTCAATGGCAACTTGTAATTACACAATCCCCGCTGCGaccatttaaatcgtgctgtcacaatTGGACAGCGCGATCTAAGTGGCATGTAGGCAAGGGTGGATtgcagatccacctgtgcctgttagcctgacaaatcagcagacatgtgaaagGTTCACCACCAGCTCGTGAAGGGGTTTATTAATCTTAACTAAAATCGTTACAAGTTACAGACTTTAATGTAGATAAATTGGCGTACTTTCATCCCCTTTACAAAAAGAGGCAGCCGGTTGTCCATTAATTCTCTATGGGGCTGCCGGAAAATGTTGAGTGCAGCGCTGGACAACAGCCCTATAGGGAATGAATGGGTTGAGCATGAGGATAAAATTTCCCTGTCCTGTCGATCAGTGCAGTCTCAGTGGGTGGATCGCCCTGATCAACAAGATATCACCAATCTCGTGGATACGTGATAAAATTGTTTTCCTGTGAAAACCGGATAAATTTTGCTTCTATACCTATGCTTTAGAGTTGTAATACTTTAGACCGTTATTTACCATGTCCAAAAGAAGCTCTACTTTCAGACGAAGCAAATTATTCTCCTCCTCGAGCTGAAGATTTCTCTTCCGAAGACGTTGGACTTCCTTCTGTGACCCGGTGCCTCCTGATTCTATCAGAAGCATGTATTGTTAGATAATATAAGCCAGAAAACAAGGTCTTATTCACACAGCCAGGATTTTACACTACACAGCACTTTGTTATACAGAGTAACACACGTTATATTTTcatcagagcaataaaaaaggaaaaaacatcaggcactcaccagttgctgtttgtgcaagttttgttgttttaatcgtgcaggttacaagtgcatggagtggaggggagggagtggacgctacacacgtccaaagacgacggcggccgtttcgcacctgtctggtgcttcagctggtctcagacaggtgcgaaacggccgccgtcgtctttggacgtgtgtagcgtccactccctcccctccactccatgcacttgtaacctgcacgattaaaacaacaaaacttgcacaaacagcaactggtgagtgcctgatgttttttccttttttattgctctgatgttcacatgtttattcacatcaatggcaccgcagagcatgtgcacctttttcggcccagtataggatgttctgaaagttttttggtgttggggcagtgccctgaacttttctcctttttcgcaCGTTATATTTTCATAGGGGCCATATCCTCTACAAGACTGTGGGTTAGGTTAATATTGTCAGACTGTTAGTTTTGGACCCTTAAGAAAGATATTCTTGAAattttttaaattgtatttttttGCTGGCTTTCAAGAGTCATAGCCATTTAATTTGTTAGTCGATATAAACATGTGAGAACTTATTTTTGGGAGGGAAGATTTGTATTTTATAATGGTTCCCTTTTGGGGATTACCTATAACATGCTGaatgtttttttcattttactgGGAGGTGGGGACTTTAAGTTTTAAAGTTATGAACAGTGACATAATACATGGCAATACTGTACTAAAGTGTATTATGCCTGTAACCATACCACTCACAGGCActctattaagggggctttacacgctgggatatcagtaacaatatatcgtcagggtcacgtcgttagtgacgcacatccggctccggtagcgacatcacagcgtgtgacactaatgagcgacgatcaacgagcacaaaaacatgaaaaatcgttgctcattgacacgtcgctcatttccttaatatcgttgctgctgccgctacgatgttgttcgtcgttcctgcggcaccacgcatcgctatgtgtaacactgcaggagcaacgaatatctccttacctgcgtccaccggcaatgcggaaggaagtaggcgggatgttacgtcccgctcatctccgcccctccgcttctattggccggccacttagtgacgctgcagtgacatcgctatgacaccgaacgcatctcccccttgagggagggattgttcggcggtcacagcaacgtcactgacaaggtatgtgcgtgtgatgctgccgtagtgataatgttcgctacggcagcgatcaccacatatcgtgccaccgacaggGGCgagtgcaatcgctagcgatgtcgcaacatgtaaagcaccctttacactcagCCTGGGTCTTATGTCTTGACAAATTAGCCATCCTACCGGGACCATTGTTAGGTTGCCTTGAAATGCATCTCATTAGGCCCCCTATGTCTAAAAACGTGATGGTCTCTGTTGTTCCTATTTACAGCGCTATCAAAGAGGTTAAACTGTAGGTCTCATGTTCTCAGTGATCTCAGGGTTAACAGGAGCCAGGCTTTGTACAAAAGTACAGCTCCTGCAGCTGATGACACATTACACACAAAGAGGACGATATATATCTATCTGTTATGGAGTGCTTGGTAACATGGCAATGACCGGTATATGCGTTATGTACTTTTATACTAATGGCCTTGGTGGGGGTACAACACACAATAGCCCCGCCAATCAAGTGTTCCTGATGCCGGCTGCATGTGGTGAGTGGCAGCTACACAGCACAACTCAGTTAACTGCAGAGTGGCAACAGGCAGATACTGCATCCCCCACCCAGACTGAAATCAATAgagggcggatgtgcagtacccatggGGCCACCATTCCGTTGATACAGCTGTGCAGCTCCGCAACTCACCACATCCGGCCACTGGTAACAGCCGATCGGCGAATGTGCTTGGTGTCGCACGCCCAGCAATCAGATAGTGGTCACCTAACATTTCTTAACACATAGCCAAAGAGGGCTTTACTAAGAAGTATTATTCTCTTATGAGAGCATCAGTTCCCACTAGGACAGTAGTGATGAAGACCACGTGAGCTACACATATAGAATGCTGACGAAATTACAAAAGTTAATAATGGAATTCGTGAAGTTCTCAAGGCTCACTTCTGATGATCCTGGATTGAACAAATAGTAGCAAAAACATTGCCTGCAATATAACAATGTACTGTATTCGTCAATCTGGTATGTTTGAAAACTATTCCACTTTCCTATATTCTGATTTCCCCTGTCTGTGCTGCATTTGTAACTGACTACTCCATGACCCCCTCcccacttttctttatgacccaCTTGTTCACTCTGCCTATGCTCTATGCCACATCTGAGCCCAGCTTTGATTTAATTAGGATGAGTGTCAGCTCCTTCCCTCTGAGATACACATGGGTGCATGATGTCAGCTGAGACATATCGGTGTGTCCATCTCTTAGGAGTGTGCATCTATAAGTGTACAATAATGAAGTAAACCAGAATTTGACCTGAAGGTAACTGGATATGTAGTCAGTGCAAACAATGTTTCTGGTTcttttcactttcacccctataataataCTTCACTTCCTACTAACCCCccaatccctaaacccagtaatgagctaaggtggtgtcacacacagcgacgacaacaacgacgtcgctgctacgtcaccattttctgtgacgttgcagcgacgtcccatcgctgtcgcggtgtgtgacatccagcaacgacctggcccctgctgtgaggtcgccgctccttgctgaatgtcctgcttcattttttcgtcgtcgctctcccgctgtgaagcacacatcgctgtgtgtgacagcgagggagcgacgaaatgaagcgagcagggagcaggagccggcgtctggcagctgcggaaagctgtaaccactgtaaacatcgggtaaccaagggaagacctttccctggttacccgatatttaccttcattaccagcctccgccgttcttgctgctagtgccggctcctgctctgtgcacatgtagctgcagtacgcatcgggtaattaaccctatgtgtactgtacctaggagagcaaggagccagcgctaagcagtgtgcgcggctccctgctctctgcacatgtagcgacgttatgatcgctgctgcgtcgctgtgtttgacagctaagcagcgatcataacagcgacttacaaggtcgctgttacgtcacagaaaatggtgacgtaacagcgatgtcgttgtcgctgtcgctatgtgtgaacccagctctaGTCATctttccctccatcctccccaatcATCTCACCTCCTCGTCAATCTTTTCCTCAACATAAaaccctgtgtctccagacacacatggccacctcatggcctctcctgctcccacctactaacactctcactgctggtGATATCTCTCCAACtcctggccctcctcaccacattCTATCACAATTTTCGCAACCCAatcaacctcatacccattcacccagcctagctcccccagtccctctaacagaagctctatggaacgctcgctctttcTGCAGCAAACTTTCATACATCCATAACCTTACAAACAAACTTTACTTCCTCGGCATCACTGAAACTtgtctcaccccctctgacacaggctctcctgctgcactttcttatggtggtctccatcttTCTAACACCCTCCaatccagtaacaagcatggtggaggaattCGTTTTTTGTCCTgtcccaaacccctcccccccccccaaaaaaaaacaaaaaaccacacaCTTTACACCAATTCTACTGCCACACTACGTTACGGTCCACTCTTTTTAGGTGTACTCTGTCCGTACCTACTCCCCttgcagctggctgtcatttaccgcccccaGGCCCAGCCACCACCTTTCCGGACCACTTCACCTCCTGGCTACTTCATTTCCTTTCTACTGACACCTTCCACTAATCTGTCTCTAAATtattaacactcacttcctccttcgggctCACTCTATGATCCTCTGCAGCTAATCACAAAGattgccacacgctggacctcatcatcacccgcctctgttccctatctaacctctcaagCTCACCACTCctgctgtctgaccacaacctagttaaatgctcttccctctcttctcaaaGTACACAACCCTCACTCCATAAACttacacaccctcgcagaaatctcaaacaccttgatttacactctgAGTCCCTTCTCCGTTTCAGACATAGGCTTCATtacacaatgcagatgctgctgtcACTTTACATAAtaccacaatctctgcagctcttgaatcagctTCCCCCCTCATGCATACCATAAaccacacaatcaacaggcaaccctggcacacgagccagactaaaTAACCAAGACGGGATTGCCGAGTGGTGATGGAAGAGTTCTCATACAAGCATTCCCTCACCACTTTCCAgatcacactcactgctgcaaaacaaacctacttctcatctctcatatcctcccaATCTCAAAACCCTAAACAACTATTCAACAATTTCAACTCTACTCAGTCCCCCGGCGCCTCTTCCCTCTCCTCTTATCTcaactgaagactttgcctctttattCAAGCAGAACATTGACAACATCAGAGTAAGCTtgggcccacaatccccacagccctaCCTCATAACTACTCAGCCCTTCCTCTAAATCCAGTTTCTCCACCATGAtaaaagatcatctttccactctactcttacaatcacatctcaccacctgtctcTTCAACCTGtatctaacccatctcttcaacctgtcACTAACAACTGGTATATTCCCCATATGCTTTACAACATGCCTCAATCCCTTGACCCTTTCTTTGTGATGAgcaatcgccccatatcacttctcccatatgcctcaaaactcctggaaaagcatatccatcttgaactgtcctcccacctctcctcctgctccctctttgacagactacaatctggcttccgtctgcatcattccactgaaactgccctaactaaagtcaccaatgacctactgcctgccaaagccaagcaacactgctTTGCCCTCCTCCTTtagctgtcctctgccttcgacagtggaccattcccttctactacagattcggTCATCTCTGGGGATCACAGACTTGGCCAGTTCTTGGATCGTCTAATACCTAACCgacaactttcagcgtctcccactcgcaCACCGCTTCCTCATCTCGTCCCCTATCTGTAGGTGTCCCTCAAGCTTCAGTTCTAGGACCGTTGCTgtcctccatctacaccttcggcctgggacagctcatagaggcccatggttttcagtatcatctctatgctgatgacacgcaAATCTACCTCTCTAGATCcaatatcacctccttactaaccagaatcccacaatgcctgtctgctatttcatcctttttctctgattaatttctaaaactgaacatggacaaaacagaattcattatcttttctcttcctcactcaaccccccaacagacctatccatcaaagtcaatgactGCTCACTCTCCGCAGTCAAACATGCTCGCTGccagggagtaactctagactctgctctctcgttcaagccacacatccaaaccttcttcacctcctgccaacttcaactcaaaaatatttccaggatttgtacattcctttcccaagaagctgcaaaaacactagtgcatgcccttatctcccacctggactattgcatccccctgctctgtggcctcccttctaacaatcttgcacccctacaatctattctaaactatgctgcccaactaatccacctgtctccccgctactccccgacctctcctctctgccaatcccttcactggcttcccattgcccaataactagttcaaaaccctaaccatgacctacaaagccatccacaccctgtttcctccctacatctgtgatctagtctcctggtacttaccctcACGTAATCTTCGATCCTCACaacatctccttctctactcccatctcatctcctcttcccaccaccgcatccaagatttcttccgtgcctcccccatactctgtaactctctacctcaacatatcagactctcgcttaccttggaaagcttcaaaaggaacctgaagacccacctcttccaacaagcctacaacccaccgtaaccctcagtccgctatagcaccgcacaaccatctctaccctcacctactgtatcctcacccatcccttgtagactgtgagccttgagggaagggtcctctcacctcctgtaccagtctgtgccttgtattgttcatgattattgtacttgtctcccccatgtataccccttttcacatgtaaagcgccatggaataaatggcgctatactaATAATAATACTTACCAGTTATCCACTGGCCATTTTCAAACTTCAGACTTTGCCCTGCAATACTGATACTGGGGGCGCCATAATCCAAACCGAGCTCCACCTCCTTTGTCGTCCGGTCCAGctagaagagaaaaaaagaaaaaagtgattAGATAAGAAATCTATGTGGCAAAAACACAAAACTCGACTAAACAGCGTAGTGTATCTCGAAAATGACGTAATTCATTGTGTACATATTAAATATCCTTACCGGGTACCTTTCCCTCCCTTGGACAAGAATGCTATGTGCAATAATTCAAAAGAGGCAGGTTTCAGCGTTTTTTTTTAAAGTAGAAAAACTCTACTTTTATGTGAGTCCgcggttttgatgtggttttttttgcagcCATTTCTCATATAACAGTTCTTAGTTTGGAGCAGATTCCACTTTTTCTCaacaaatcatttttaaaaacctgAAGTAGAAGaagattaaaacaaaaaaaaaaaaaaaaacccccacacaaaACGCCTCCAAAAAACTTCCACTTATGAACAGCAAACAGGATTAACCTGTCACCTTGGAAAATGTCATTTCCGTATAAATATGGGGTTACTTGCATTGCAATGCTGCCCCGCCAACGCACTGCAAAATCAACCACCAGGAGAAATGCCCCAGCATTTTGATTGACAGCTGACTCTGCAGCGCATGAGTGCGGAGCGGGCGGGCAATGTGCCTGAGCGTGCTTACAGCCTGTAGCTACGCCGTGCACTGTCCATATAACTGACATCTGTCAGCTCCTGGGAGaaaataacttcattttctcctggTAGTCACTTTTTCAGTCAAGCGACAGGGCAGCATTGTAACACATTATCTACAGGGAAATAGCATTTTCcaaggagacaggttcccttttaatttgCAGTTTTTATGTTATAAAGCAAAATTGGTTTGTACCGCCAAACTATGAGACCCATGACATTAGTATTTTTATGTTGACAGACCTGTGTAAGGTTATCCttttttttgagggacgagttttAGGTTTCATATACAGCTGGTTCCTGCACAGATGGTATAGGCTCACATGTGCCATATACCGCAAGTATCCGAAAGGTACAGCAACTCACATTATTAATCTTCCAACAGCACCCGATAT
It encodes the following:
- the CBY1 gene encoding protein chibby homolog 1, coding for MPLFGNTFSPKKTPPRKSASLSNLHALDRTTKEVELGLDYGAPSISIAGQSLKFENGQWITESGGTGSQKEVQRLRKRNLQLEEENNLLRLKVELLLDMLSEATAESHLKDKELEEMKSLSGRRK